A region from the Mycolicibacterium litorale genome encodes:
- a CDS encoding deoxyribonuclease IV, translating into MLIGSHVRNDDPLAAAQDDGADVVQFFLGDPQSWKKPKPREDAEALKASSIPLYVHAPYLINVASANNRVRIPSRKILQDTCDAAAEVGATAVIVHGGHADDKDMEAGFERWAKALDRLETTVPVYLENTAGGDHAMARYFDTIGRLWDHIGDYGIGFCLDTCHAWAAGEALIDAVSRIKRITGRIDLVHCNDSRDAAGSGADRHANFGNGQIDPQLLVAVVEAADAPVICETSDDGRKDDIAFLREHVGRT; encoded by the coding sequence GTGCTCATCGGTTCGCATGTCCGCAACGACGATCCCCTGGCCGCCGCGCAGGATGACGGCGCCGACGTGGTGCAGTTCTTCCTCGGCGACCCGCAGAGCTGGAAGAAACCGAAACCTCGTGAGGACGCCGAGGCGCTCAAGGCGTCGAGCATCCCGCTCTACGTGCATGCCCCGTACCTGATCAACGTCGCCTCGGCCAACAACCGGGTGCGTATCCCGTCGCGCAAGATCCTGCAGGACACCTGCGATGCGGCCGCCGAGGTGGGCGCCACCGCCGTCATCGTGCACGGCGGCCACGCCGACGACAAGGACATGGAAGCCGGTTTCGAGCGGTGGGCCAAGGCGCTGGACCGGCTCGAGACGACGGTCCCCGTGTACCTGGAGAACACCGCGGGCGGCGACCACGCGATGGCCAGGTACTTCGACACCATCGGCCGGCTGTGGGACCACATCGGCGACTACGGCATCGGTTTCTGCCTCGACACCTGCCACGCGTGGGCGGCGGGGGAGGCGCTGATCGACGCGGTCTCCCGGATCAAGCGCATCACCGGCCGCATCGACCTGGTGCACTGCAACGACTCTCGCGATGCCGCCGGCTCGGGGGCTGATCGGCACGCCAACTTCGGCAACGGCCAGATCGACCCGCAGCTGCTCGTCGCGGTCGTGGAGGCCGCCGACGCACCCGTCATCTGTGAGACCTCCGACGACGGCCGCAAGGACGACATCGCCTTCCTGCGCGAGCACGTCGGCCGCACGTAG
- a CDS encoding CaiB/BaiF CoA transferase family protein, whose translation MGPDADRTHRRAVTPGPLAGVTVLDFSTTFSGPFCTLQLADLGADVVKIEAPGGDITRGLGTSREPGMGSVFLACNRGKSSVVLDLKDESHWEVLDSLLANADALVHNMRPPAAEKLGIGPQRVLEINPRLVHLAITGYDTRGPYGPRPAYDDTVQAMSGLAWLQGLNSGEPTYVASAVVDKVTGMSAAMALIAALYAAERSGVGQAVEVPMFETMVGFNLTEQWGGRAFVPALGDTGYARMRTEYRRPYRTSDGVISVLVYHEGHWRRFLGAIGKGHLLERDEFRTTAARNDNIDALYRMLAEELVTRTTAEWLEFFERIDVPVAPVKSLDELFDDEHLEAVEFFHEVGDGTDRYLMARPAFRFSGTPVAEPRDMRLPGRLGGEGSGSRGRPAVS comes from the coding sequence GTGGGCCCCGACGCCGACCGTACCCACCGCCGGGCGGTGACACCGGGCCCACTGGCCGGAGTCACGGTGCTGGACTTCTCCACCACCTTCTCCGGCCCGTTCTGCACACTGCAGCTGGCCGACCTCGGCGCTGACGTCGTCAAGATCGAAGCGCCGGGCGGTGACATCACGCGCGGCCTCGGCACGAGCCGCGAACCGGGGATGGGTTCGGTCTTCCTCGCATGCAATCGCGGCAAGTCCAGTGTCGTCCTCGACCTCAAGGACGAATCACACTGGGAAGTGCTGGATTCGCTGCTCGCCAACGCCGACGCCCTGGTTCACAACATGCGTCCGCCAGCCGCCGAGAAGCTGGGGATCGGACCGCAACGGGTGCTCGAGATCAACCCGCGGCTCGTGCATCTCGCCATCACCGGCTACGACACCCGTGGACCCTACGGCCCACGTCCCGCGTACGACGACACCGTGCAGGCGATGAGCGGGTTGGCGTGGCTGCAGGGTCTCAACAGCGGTGAGCCGACCTACGTCGCGAGCGCGGTCGTCGACAAGGTGACCGGGATGTCCGCGGCCATGGCGTTGATCGCCGCTCTCTACGCGGCGGAACGCAGCGGCGTCGGGCAGGCCGTCGAGGTGCCGATGTTCGAGACGATGGTGGGCTTCAACCTCACCGAGCAGTGGGGTGGCCGCGCCTTCGTCCCGGCCCTGGGTGACACCGGGTACGCGCGGATGCGCACGGAGTACCGACGCCCCTACCGGACCAGCGACGGCGTCATCTCGGTGCTGGTGTACCACGAGGGTCATTGGCGCCGCTTCCTCGGGGCGATCGGGAAAGGCCATCTGCTCGAGCGTGACGAATTTCGCACCACCGCAGCACGAAACGACAACATCGACGCGCTGTACCGAATGCTCGCCGAGGAACTCGTGACGCGGACGACAGCCGAGTGGCTCGAGTTCTTCGAGCGGATCGACGTGCCGGTGGCGCCGGTGAAGTCGCTCGACGAACTGTTCGACGACGAACACCTCGAAGCCGTCGAGTTCTTCCACGAGGTCGGTGACGGCACCGACCGCTACCTGATGGCGCGCCCCGCATTCCGGTTCAGCGGTACACCGGTGGCCGAACCGCGCGACATGCGGCTGCCGGGTCGCCTCGGGGGAGAGGGGTCGGGCTCCCGCGGGCGGCCGGCCGTGTCGTAG
- a CDS encoding cupin domain-containing protein produces the protein MQPNSVVHAAALDLDHEPVPTDQIVAGAPTTGVRPLTELSGLQVGVWEMSTGGMRDVEADEVFVVLSGSARVEFADDSPAFDLHPGDVVRLAAGAETVWTVTETLRKVYLTSS, from the coding sequence GTGCAGCCGAATTCCGTCGTCCACGCCGCCGCCCTCGACCTCGACCACGAACCGGTACCGACCGATCAGATCGTCGCCGGCGCCCCCACCACGGGCGTCCGACCGCTCACCGAACTCAGCGGTCTGCAGGTCGGCGTGTGGGAGATGAGCACCGGCGGTATGCGCGACGTCGAGGCCGACGAGGTGTTCGTCGTGCTGAGCGGGTCAGCGCGAGTCGAGTTCGCCGACGACAGCCCGGCGTTCGACCTGCACCCCGGCGACGTCGTCCGTCTGGCGGCCGGCGCCGAGACGGTCTGGACGGTCACCGAGACCCTCCGCAAGGTCTACCTCACCTCGAGCTGA